The following proteins come from a genomic window of Miscanthus floridulus cultivar M001 chromosome 2, ASM1932011v1, whole genome shotgun sequence:
- the LOC136536450 gene encoding uncharacterized protein — MDWSEKLNVRFHYNGEFLHDGKKMHYCGGTVAMSYIDHDKVSLPELIGHLKDHCTILDGTLLHWLFPGRELHDGLRALVDDKACLDMLRCTDEGLFVEVYVEAPVAQEISDDEAGTGSEDEEIDYEDEMDAESEDEAGIEDEEEALPQDANLGSGARHIVPYSPQSGLIVHKQIKIGHAGNACPGHGAAASPGDEISSTDSEFLAGDDSSSEEDEEAKEILRRFKEFKKKLSSGQTAQLDDIFIGGTSTQTGDCTVIEDEGNMTPYAKSSDEDESFEDLGSDADGLIRKESKYPRFSKKDPVPKFSLGMKFNGKRQFKKAIIKYALAERKVIKFVKDEGDRVRAKCDWPTCPWVCLLSTNSTTTSWQISSYKSEHSYPPRRDNKMVTGRRIAERYEKMIRANPTWSLEAMKVTVQEEMFADVRIAMLKRAKKIVLQKMLDATKGQYQRLFDYQLELLRSNPGSTVIVKVQERMPIFERMYICLDACRKGFLAGCRKVVGLDGCFFKGAANGELLCAVGRDANNQMYPIAWAVVEKENNDTWNWFCDILFRDLSVGTGEDWVFISDQQKPVEGMHNWPISEREKPLAPPYVKLPGRPKKERKRESTEKPKPYRISKVGTVIRCTSCKGVGHNRKSCAKRNGMSTSAGPSKSAPVRISTPVGPSKSATVKMSSGQQSCSSARVVDNSRKRSLHLSTSTETSQPQKKRKEFIGINQGSVTRTSAIAKVSTNKGGSATLNLKAQLPLSQASSSVTVHISSGSASAKVSAQEPSKRKKKTPAKFQQYLLPPARGASSSGSGKKI, encoded by the exons ATGGATTGGTCGGAGAAGCTGAATGTTAGGTTCCATTACAATGGGGAGTTCCTTCATGATGGGAAGAAAATGCACTATTGTGGTGGTACCGTGGCCATGTCCTACATTGACCATGACAAAGTCTCCCTTCCTGAATTAATTGGGCATCTGAAAGACCACTGCACTATTTTGGATGGCACCCTGTTGCACTGGTTATTTCCAGGGAGGGAACTACACGATGGATTGCGAGCACTAGTTGATGACAAGGCATGCCTAGATATGTTGAGATGCACCGATGAAGGATTATTTGTAGAAGTATATGTTGAGGCACCAGTTGCACAAGAAATATCAGATGATGAAGCTGGCACTGGCAGTGAAGACGAAGAAATTGATTATGAGGATGAGATGGATGCAGAGTCTGAAGACGAAGCAGGcatagaagatgaagaagaagcacTTCCTCAAGATGCAAACTTGGGGTCTGGAGCAAGACATATTGTGCCATATAGTCCTCAGTCAGGACTCATTGTACACAAACAAATAAAAATAGGTCATGCGGGCAATGCTTGTCCTGGTCATGGTGCTGCTGCCAGTCCTGGTGATGAGATATCAAGCACTGACAGTGAGTTCCTTGCTGGAGATGATAGCAGctctgaagaagatgaagaagccaAAGAGATACTTAGGAGGTTCAAAGAATTCAAGAAGAAGTTGAGTTCTGGTCAAACAGCACAGCTAGATGACATATTTATTGGGGGTACATCAACACAAACCGGAGATTGCACTGTAATAGAGGATGAAGGCAATATGACACCTTATGCCAAGAGTAGTGATGAAGATGAGTCATTTGAGGACTTGGGAAGTGATGCCGATGGACTTATTAGAAAGGAGAGCAAGTATCCAAGGTTTAGCAAGAAAGATCCGGTACCCAAGTTTAGTTTGGGGATGAAGTTCAATGGTAAAAGACAGTTCAAGAAAGCTATCATTAAGTATGCTTTAGCTGAGAGGAAGGTGATCAAGTTTGTCAAAGATGAGGGTGATAGAGTGAGAGCAAAGTGTGACTGGCCAACTTGTCCCTGGGTTTGTTTGCTGTCCACAAATTCCACTACAACTAGTTGGCAGATTTCAAGCTACAAGAGTGAACATAGCTATCCACCAAGGAGAGATAACAAAATGGTCACTGGAAGGAGAATAGCAGAGAGATATGAGAAGATGATAAGAGCCAATCCAACTTGGAGTCTTGAAGCTATGAAGGTTACAGTCCAAGAGGAGATGTTTGCTGATGTTAGAATTGCAATGCTCAAGAGGGCAAAGAAAATTGTATTGCAGAAGATGCTTGATGCCACAAAGGGTCAGTACCAGAGGCTTTTTGATTATCAGTTAGAACTGCTGAGAAGCAACCCAGGTAGCACTGTGATAGTGAAGGTACAAGAAAGGATGCCTATATTTGAGAGGATGTATATTTGCTTAGATGCTTGCAGGAAAGGATTCCTTGCAGGCTGCAGGAAAGTAGTGGGCCTTGATGGGTGTTTTTTCAAAGGCGCCGCCAATGGTGAGCTTCTATGTGCTGTTGGAAGAGACGCAAACAATCAGATGTATCCCATTGCATGGGCAGTTGTCGAAAAAGAGAACAATGACACATGGAACTGGTTCTGTGATATATTGTTTAGAGATTTATCAGTTGGTACTGGGGAAGACTGGGTGTTCATCTCTGATCAACAGAAG CCAGTAGAGGGGATGCACAACTGGCCCATCTCAGAAAGGGAAAAGCCTCTAGCTCCACCATATGTTAAACTTCCAGGAAGGCCCAAGAAAGAGAGGAAAAGGGAGTCAACTGAGAAGCCTAAACCCTACAGGATATCCAAGGTAGGCACAGTTATCAGATGCACGAGTTGCAAAGGAGTTGGGCACAATAGGAAATCATGTGCTAAGAGAAATGGAATGTCAACATCTGCTGGTCCTTCTAAATCTGCACCTGTGAGAATATCAACACCTGTTGGTCCTTCTAAATCTGCAACTGTGAAAATGTCAAGTGGACAACAAAGTTGTTCTAGTGCAAGAGTTGTAGACAACAGTAGGAAAAGAAGTTTGCACTTGAGCACTTCAACTGAAACATCTCAG CCACAAAAAAAGAGAAAGGAGTTCATTGGCATAAATCAAGGGAGTGTGACAAGAACTAGTGCTATAGCTAAAGTTTCTACAAACAAAGGAGGATCTGCTACACTAAACCTCAAGGCACAATTACCATTATCTCAAGCAAGCTCTAGTGTCACAGTACATATAAGCTCTGGATCAGCCTCGGCAAAAGTCAGTGCTCAAGAACCAtcaaagagaaagaaaaaaacaccGGCAAAGTTCCAGCAGTACTtgcttcctcctgctcgtggcgCTTCATCATCCGGGAGTGGCAAGAAGATATGA